AAAGACGGCTCCCTCTCGCTCAGCGACCGCCGGGAGGCGCGTCAGCACGACGAACCGCGCCATTTCGCGTTTCACCCGAGCAACCGCTGCGGCTGTCTCATCAACGAAAAGGGGAACTGCGTCACCTGCTTTGACTTCGACGCCGCCGCCGGTAAGATCACGCCGAAGCAGATACTGAGTTCGCTGCCCGAATACTACACCGGCGAGGGACAGGCGAGCGCGATGCTGATCCACCCGGGAGGCCGCTTCGCTTACGCCTCTAACCGGATTCATGACAGCATAGCCTCGTACTCTATCGACCCTCATACCGGATACCTGCGGCTGCTGGGCTTTACCGACGCGCTCGGAAAAACGCCGCGCTTCATGACATTCGACGAAAAGGGCGAAAAACTTTACGTTGCGAACGAAGACAGCGACACTATCGTTGAATTCGCGATCGAGGCCGACAGCGGCCGGCCGGTCTTTACGGGCCGTACCGTCGCCGCGGAAAGCCCCGTCTGCGTTATCTTTACAAAAGAGAGGTAATTTCATGACGCATCCCAAAATATCCCCGGAACTGATCGCGCGCGCCGCCGCCCTCTCCACCCCGGAACTCTGCGACGGCATGGAGCCATTCCGCGCCATGCATTACGAGATAAAGCCGCTTGTGGGAGATCGTGTCGTCGGGCAGGCCTTTACCGCCGACCTGCCGATGGGCTCCTCGGAGCTGGCAGCCCGCATGATAGACGAGGCCGGGGCGGGCGACATCCTTGTCCTCGCGGGGCGCGGGGACTGCCGCGGCTCGCTGTGGGGAGACTACAAGAGCCTCTGCGCCTCGCTGAAAAAGATCGGCGGCGTCGTGATAGACGGCGCGCTGCGCGACATCGCAGGCTGCCGCGAAATCGGGCTGCCGGTATTTGCCCGGGCAGTCGTCTGCGGCGCGGTGAAGAAGAGCGATTACGGCGCGCTGGGCGTGACGGTCTCCTGCGGCGGCGTCTCCGTGCGCCCCGGCGACCTGATCGCGGGCGACGCTAACGGCGTCGTCGTGCTGCCCTATGAGGAAGAAGAACTGGCGAAGATACTCGACCGCGCGGAAAAGAAAAAAGCGGCGCAGGAAGAAAAAGAGCGGAAACTGCTGTCCGCGGAAATATAGCGCGAACGCGGCAGGTAACGGGTAATTTTAAAAGGGCGCGCGGCGCGGCGTGACCGTTTGCCTGCCGCAAGTCATTCCATCAGCGCCATGCAGCCTTTGATATTTCTTTCCCTGTCGATGTCGACGACCTTCACGCGCACGCCGAAACACTCACTCACCGACTTCTCCGTTATCACCTCGGAGGGCGCGCCCCAGGCGGAGATCGTCCCGCCCTTGAGCATCGCCGCGAGGCTCCCCGCGAGAAACGCCTGCTCGGGCGCGTGCGTCGCCATGATGACGCTGATGCCCCTCTCCGCGGAGAGCTTTTTCACCGACTTCAGCACCCTCATCTGATTGCCGAAGTCGAGGTGCGAAGTCGGCTCGTCGAGCAGCAGAAGCTCGGGTTCCTGCACCATCGCCGCGGCGAAGAGCACCATCTGACGCTCGCCGCCCGAAAGTTCGGTACAGTTCTTGTATTCGAGATGTTCGATGCCGAGCTCCGCGAGCGCCGCCCGGACCATCTCGTAATCCCTATGATCGGGCTGGTCGAAAAAGGCCTTGTGCGGCGTGCGTCCCATCGCGGCGATGTCGCGCACGGGGAAGGGGAATACGGGGGCCGCGCTCTGAGGTATGTAGGCGACGCGGCGCGCGAACTCCTTACGGCGCATGGTCCTGATACTCGCGCCGTCGATGCGGATCTCTCCGGCGCCGGGGACAAAGATCCCCGCGAGGCACTTGATCAGCGTCGATTTGCCGGCGCCGTTCGGCCCCAGCAGACACAGCACCTCGCCCGCCTCGAGCGTAAAGGTTATTTCCTCAAAGACCCGCCGTCCGCCGTAGGCGAAGGCGAGATTTTCAACGGAGAACCTCATCCGCGCCACCCCGCGCGCCGCCGCATGAGCAGCATCGCGAAAAATGGCGCGCCGATGAGCGAGGTGAGTATCCCCAGCGGTATCTCGTTCATCGTGAGGGCGCGCGCCGCGTTGTCTATCAGGATAAGATAGATGCCGCCGAGCGATATGCAGGCCGGCAGCAGGCGGCGGTAGTCGGAGCCGACGAGCAGCCGTCCCACGTGCGGGATCACCAGGCCGACCCAGCTTATCGTGCCGGCGAGGCAGACCGCGAGGCAGGAGAGCAGCGTGCAGACGAAGATCACCGCGCCCCGTTCAAGAGTGGTGTTCACGCCGAGCGCGCGCGCCTCCTCATCCCCCAGCGCGAGAAGATTGATGCGCCAGCGGCAGAGATAAAGCGCGCCCATGCCCGCGGCGAAAGCCGGCAGCGTCCACGAGAGGTCGCCGGCGCTGACGCGCGAGAGCGAACCCATGAGCCAGAAGATGATCGAGGGCAGTTTGTCGTAGGGATCGGCGATGTATTTGAGCGAAGAGAGCAGCGCCTGAAAGAAGGCCCCCACGATGATGCCCGAAAGGACGAGGACCAGAACGGGAGCGCCCTTAAAGAACCGCGCCATCGTATAGGCGGCGAAGACCGCGAGCATCCCGAAGCATATCGCCGAAGCCTGTAAATAGACGCCGCCGTTCGTCAGCAATATCGCGAGCGCCGCGCCGAAGCCCGCGCCGTAAGAGACGCCCAGGATGTCAGGCGAGACGAGCGGGTTCTTGAAAATACCCTGGAAGATCGCCCCCGAGACCGCGAGAGAGGCGCCGACGAAGAAGGCCGCGGTGATGCGAGGCAGCCGTATCTGGAAAAAGACCGTCTCCATCGTCTGCGGCCACGTCTTTTCCAGCGGGAAAACGGCGGAGAGCAGCATCTTGCAGAGCGTCTCCACCGGTATGCCGTAGCGCCCGATGAGCAGCGAAAGGACGAAAGAGGCGGGAACGGCCAGCGCCAGCCCCGTCTCTATCATAAACTCGTTTTTGCCGTCTCCGGGCTTCAGCATCAATGCTTTCCCTTATACGGCACGCCGTAGAAGGTCGTGTAGAACTCCTGCACGGCTTTATTCATATCGATATCCTTGAAACGTTCGGGATAGAGCTTCTTCGCCATCCAGAGCTCGCCGAGCGCCATCGACTCGGGGCAGGGATGTCCCCACGGCTTCACATACTCCGGCGTTTCGTAGACACGGCGGTCTTTGACGGCCTTGATCGGGGCCCAGGCCGCGCCCTTCGTGATCTCGGGGAGGACCTTCGCCGCGTAGCGGTCCTGCACGAAGATCACCTGCGGGTCCCACTTCAGTATCTGCTCCATATTGACGGCCTTGTAGCCGGAGATGTCGCGCGCGACGTTGATGCCGCCGGCGCGGTCCATGATCACGCCCACATACTTGCCGCTGCCATAGGTGTGGAGGTCCGGGTTCGCCATATAGCAGGTTATCTTTTTATTGTCGGGGATCGCCGAGAGTTTGTCTCCGACGATCGCGCGCTTCTCGGCGACGAAATCGTTGAGCTTCCTGGCCTCTTTCTCTTTGCCGTAGATCTCGCCGAGCAGATTGACGCCCATCCTCATGCCGATCGTGTAGGCCTTGTCGGGATTTTTCAGCTTCGGGTTCAGCTTAGAGGCCTCTTCAAAATCGGCCTGATAAAGCGAGACCGCGACCACGGGAATGCCCGCCGCCTCTATCTTCTTCAGCGTATCCTGGGGGAAATAATGCGTGACGATGACGAGGTCGGGATTCGTCTTCAGCAGCTCCTCCATATTGACCTCGGTCAGAGTGCCGACCTGCGGCAGCTTTTTGATCGGCGGATAGATATCCGCGATGCCGGGGAAGAGCAGCCCCTCCCAGCCCTTCATCACGCCTGCGAGGCGGTTCCCCGCCTGCAGCTCGAGCGTGATGTCGAGCGCGTGGTGCATGAGGCAGACGACGCGTTCCACCTTCTGCGGGATCACGACGCTGCGGCCGAGCTGATCGACGACGACGCGTTTCCCGGCGGGAACGTCGGCGGCAAGAGCCGAGGCGGCGACGAGAAGCGTAAGAGCGATTGTGAAAAACAGACGAACGATTTTGTGTTTCATGCAAATACCTCCAATATATGATATCAAGTTGCAATTATAGCACCGGCGGCGGGATTTATATACGGCCGACTGAAACTTCGCACGCCAATAAAGCGGCTCGCACCCTGAAAAATCAATATCCGGCCACTATAAAGGAGACCTTTTTTATACGAGGCTTTAAAGGCGTAGCTGGCGGTTACGCCGGATGGCGCGTATAATCGAACGGTTCTCTAAGAATTAAAAACGCATCGCGGGATAATAGATGTACAATATAACCGCCGTCTTAACAATCTGATGGAGGGGAGATTCCATGACGAAAAAGACGATAAAAGTTTGTATGGCCGGATTTGGCAACGTTGGAGTACGATTCACGCGGCTGCTGCTGGAAAAGGAACGCGAGCTGCGCGAGGATTACGGCTGCGGGATATTGGTCACCGGCGTCTGTACGCGCAGCAAGGGTACGATGATGAACCCGCGCGGCCTTGACCTCGGCGCGCTTCTGATAATGAACGAAGAGCTGGGGCGCTTCGACTCGGAACATCCTGATTTTGTCTCCGGGTGCGACACTCACGGGATGATCGCCGCCGCCGGGGCGGACCTTTTCATAGAACTCAGCACCCTGTCGATCGGAGACGGAGAGCCCGCCGCGAGCTACATCAGAGAGGCTTTCGCGAACGGCATGGACGTCATCACCGCGAACAAGGGGCCGGAAGCCTGGTGCTTCGACGAACTGAAAACGCTCGCCGAAGCCGCGGGGAAAAAATTTCTCTACGAGACCATCGTGATGGACGGCGCGCCCGTCTTCAACATGGCGCGCGCGGGGCTGCGCGGAAACAGGATCCTCGCGCTGCGCGGCATCCTCAACTCCACCACGAACTTCATCCTCGGCGAACTTGAAAAGGGCGGCAACCTGGCTGACGCCGTCGCCGAGGCGCAGCGGCTGCAGTTCGCCGAGGCGGACCCCTCGATGGATATCGACGGCTGGGACGGGGCGGCGAAGATATGCGCGCTTGCCAACATCCTCATGGACGCCCGCCTGACGCCGAAGGACGTGAAGGTCAAAAGCCTCGCGGGAACGTCGGCCGCCGATGTGAAGGCCGCCGGAACCGAAGGATGCCGCATCAAATATATCTGCGGCGCGCGGCGCGCCGACGACGGGAGCGTGGAGCTCTCCGTGGAGCCGCGGCGGCTGCCCTTTGACGACCCGCTCTGCTCCGTGGGGGGACGCTCCTCGGCCCTCATCTTTTACACCGATCTCGCGGGAGAGATAATGCTCATCGAGCGCGACCCGGATATACTGCAGACCGCCTACGGCGTCTACAGCGACCTGATGACGCTGATAGAGGATAAATAGAGCCGCGCAGGCTATAAAAAAAGAGGGGCGGTCCCGCGAAAGGCCCGCCCCCTTTTTTTGCCGTCGGGATTACCCTTGTGTAGCTGGCGGCGTGATGGTAGAATTACATACACGATATTCGCCGGTCAGTCAAGGGTTGTCTCCCTTAAATATAAAAAACTGACGCGGCGGGCCCGTGTTCTTAAATATGCCGTTTAGACTGACGACAGAAGGAGTTTTTATCTATTATGTCAAGCGAAGACAGGATACGTTTTTCTTTTTTACTTATTATCACGATAATCGTCTTTACCATGAATGTGCGGCTGATGACGCCGGCCGACCGCCGGGGCCTCGGCGAGCTGGACGCCATTTTCGACGGCTACCTGACGTCGACGGCGCGCCAGTGGGCGGAGGCCTCTCCCCCGGATATGGGAGAGGCGCGGATCGCGGAGTCGGACCGCTAAGGATGCGGAGGGAGGCGCGCCTCCCTCCGCTTTTTTGATCCCTTTTTCCGCGGCGGAGGCGGCAAACTTTTGACCGAAACATCTGGCAGCCCGCGCTGCCGGGCGGGGCGGCGCCGCGGAAGACTATTTTTCGTCAGGCGGCCGCCTTTCCGGCGGTCGTTTGCTTCGGCGTGATTATCTTTTCTTCCGGCTTTTCGTCCTGCCGCTCTTTTGAGGGGCGGGCAGCGGCCTCTGTTCGGAAAACCACTGCGCGAGTCCGCTGGCGCTCATCGCGGCGTCTTTTTTAAGGATTATCGAGGGATGTTTTTTTATCATCTTTTTAGCCATGCCAAGGTCTTTTAGCTTGGGGCAGTCCGCTAGCTGCACCGTTTTTTTGTTTTTTAGCCTGTGAAGGTAGTTTTCCAGCACTCCCAGGTCGGTATAGGTGAGTTCGTCAGGCAGTTCCGGTTCATGAAAATCGGGAGTTTGGGATAGGTCCGCCAGCGAGCGGAATGAATCTATAGATAGCTCCTCCGCGATTTTCAGCGCCAGCATCGCGCAGCCTTCGGCGTCAGAGCCCGCGTGATGCGGGCGCAGCGTGATGCCGTAGCGCCCGCACAGCGCCTCGAGGTTGTATTTGTTGTTTTCTCCGTGGATATCCGCCCTCTGGGCCAGGTCGAGGGTGCAGAGGTGTCCGTATTTTTGATACCTGTATTTTATCCGGTAGCTGCAAAGTATCGCGTCCAGAGTCAGCGCGTCGTCGCGGAAGCTGTGCGCGGCGAGAGGACGCCCCTCGATGTCGGGGAATATCTTTTCCCAGACCTTGTCGAAGGTGGGCGCGCCCTCCACGTCGAGGGATGTGATGCCGTGTATCTCCATCGCCTTTTTCTGAAAGTAGAACACGCGCTGCGGCGGCCTGACGAAAAACTCGCGGGATCGTACGATCCTGCCCCGTTCTACCGTGCATATCCCCACTTGGCAGACGGAGTTCTGGCTGTTGTTGGCCCGCTCGAAATCGATCGCCGTGAAGGTGAATTCGTCGCTTTGCGGCAGGTTTTTCTGGACGTTGATTATCATTTGCGGCTTCCTTTATATCTCATAAATTTTACGCGAAGCGGCCTCGCCGGACGCCGGCGCGGATCAATCCGCCGGCAGGCTGTCCTTTAAATAAGGCCTCGTCACGGAGCTTGCGCAGGCGAGCATTTCCCGCGGCTCTCCGTGGAAGATCACTTTGCCGCCGGAGCCGCCGCCGCCTGGCCCCATCTCTATTATATAGTCAGCCTCTTTCATGACGTCGACGCTGTGCTCGACGAGAAACAGAGTGTTGCCGGCGTCGGTCATCTCGTCCCAGAGCTTCATCAGCGTCTTTATGTCGTCAAGGTGCAGTCCGTCGGTGGGCTCGTCGAGGATGAAGATGGAGCCCCGCAGCGCGAGATGCGAGGCGAGCTTGACCCGCTGCAGTTCGCCGCCGGAAAGGGTCGTCATCGACTGGTTGAGGTGGAGGTAGCCGAGGCCGACGCGCCGGAGCGAAAGGAGTTTTTCACAGAGCGGTTTGCCGGCGAAGAATTCCGCCGCTTCGTCCACGGTCATGTCCATCACTTCGGCGATGTTCTTCCCGTTATAAGTGTAGGCGAGCGCCTCTTTGGAGTAGCGCTTCCCGCGGCATAGGTCGCAGACCGTTTCGATGGAGTCCATAAAGGCCATGCCGGATACGATCGTGCCGGAGCCGCCGCAGGCGGGGCAGCCGCCCTTGGAGTTGAAGCTGAACCAAGCGGCGGCCACCTTATTTTCTTTCGCGAAGAGCGCGCGTATCTCGTCGGAGATGTCGAGGTATGTCGCGGGCGTGGAGCGGAGGTTGATGCCGATGTTTTTCTGCCCGATGAAGATAGTATCCTCGGGACAATCCCTCTGGAATGATTCCATCAGCGAGCTCTTGCCGGAGCCGGCGACGCCGGCGATCACCGTCATCACGCCGAGCGGCAGTTTGACGGTGACGTTTTTCAGGTTATGCAGCGAGGTCGGCCCCAGCGTGAACCAGCCGGTCGGCCGCCGCAGATTCTCTTTGAGCGGGCTTTTCTTTTTCAGCAGGCGTCCGGTAAGGGTATCGGAGGCGAGAAGCTCTTCGTAGCCGCCCTCGAAAATGATGCGGCCGCCCGCGCTCCCGGCACCCGGCCCCATGTCGACGATATGGTCGGCGAGCTTGATGACTTCGCGGTGGTGCTCGACGATGAGCACGGTGTTGCCGTGATCCCGCAGCGCGCAGAGGGAATCTTTGAGAAGGCTGATGTCTTTGGGATGAAGGCCGACGCTCGGCTCGTCGAGGACGTAGGCCATGTCCGTCAGCGCCGAGTTGATGTATTTGGCGATCTTGATCCGCTGTGCCTCGCCGCCGGAAAGGGTGCCGGTGCCGCGCGAGAGCGAAAGATAGCCGAGGCCGATCTGAACGAGCGCGCCGAGGCGGCGTCCGAGCTCGCGCTTGATGTCCGCCGCCATCGGGTCGCTTATCGAGGCGACGAACTCCATCGCCTCCGGTATGGCCATCGCCGTGACGTCGGCGATGTTTTTGCCGTTGATAAGGCAGCTGCGTACCTTTTCGTTGACGCGCGAGCCGCGGCAGTCGGGACATTCGTAGCTGCTGACCATCTTGTCGAGGATGTGGCGGAAGCGTTTGCCCTCTTTTGTCGTGATGATGCTGCGGTACATGCGCGGGTATATCCCCTCGAACTTTGCGGACTTCGGCCAGTTGGCCGGCGGGTTTTTCAGCCTTATCTGCGGCGAATGGAGGAAGAGCTCCAGCTCCTCGGGGCTATAGTCCCTGATCTTCTTGTCGAGGTCGAAGAGGCCGCTGTAGGCGTAGCGCTTCCAGCGCCAGAGGCCGAGGCCGAAGGTGGGAAAGTGGATCGTGTCCTCGTCGTTGAGGCTTTTGTTGAAATCCACGAGCTTGTGGATGTCGAGATCGTTGACGATGCCGAGGCCGTCGCAGCGCGGGCACTTTCCGGCCGGATGGTTGAACGAAAAGACATCGGAGTAGCCGATAAAGGGCCGGCCGACGCGTGAAAAGAGCAGGCGCAGGATCGAATAGATATCGGTGTAGGTGCCGACCGTCGAGCGTGTGTTGGCCGCCGGCTTTTTCTGGTCGATGACGATCGTCACCGGCAGGTTGGCGATGCGCTCCACCTCGGGGCGTCCGTATTTTGGCAGATACTGCTGCACGAAGCTTGGGAAGGTCTCGTTCAGCTCGCGCCGCGATTCCGCGGCGATGGTGTCAAGGCAGAGCGACGATTTCCCCGAGCCCGAGACGCCGGTGAACACGGTCACGACCTTTTTGGGGATCTTGACGGAGATGTTTTTGAGGTTGTTTTCAAAGGCGTTTGTTATTTCGATAAATTCATGAGCCATTCTATTTTCCACTCCATTTGCTGCCGAAAGATTGCGGCTCCCTGCGCCGCCGCGGATCGCCGCGTTTGTCCGATAATCGGAGGCGAACTCTTGACATAGCTCGCATTAAATGTTCCAATATTCACTAAGGCGGATGACGCCTCCTTAATATAAAACAGAAGAATAACATAACTCCTAAGGGGGAAAAAGACAATATGAAAATATTAGCGTTACAGGGCAGTCCTCGTCTGCGCGGAAACACGGCGATCCTGCTATCCCAGTTTGTAAACGGTGCCCGTGCCGCCGGCAGCGACGTTGAGGTGATAAACCTGCAGGAGCAGAGTATCCATCCCTGCGACGCGTGCGACATGTGCGAGTGCGGCGAGCGAGATTTTTGCGTATATAACGACTCGATGCGCGAGGTGATGAAAAAGATCAAAGAGGCCGACGCCCTGGTCTTCGCGACGCCGGTATGGTGGACGGGCGCCTCTACGCTCACCAAAATATTCCTTGACCGCCTTTACGGTTATAAGACGCGTAAATACTTTGAGGGCAAGGGCGTATTCCTCATCACGACATATTTTGACAACCACGCCCATGAACAGCCGCTTCCGGGCGCGGATATCGTCGGCTATGTGTTCCAGTCCGTGTCGGATTTCACCGGCATGGAATTTCTGGGCCATCTGCGCTCCGCGGTAACGGGGACCGTTTTGGAGAATACGTCGATACTCGATAAGGCGTTTACAGAGGGAAAGAAATTCGCGAAGGTGATAACTGCGGCGAAATAAAAATTTAATCTGAATTTAGAATGATTTAAAGTTCGTCCCCTTCGATTTTCTTAAAGATCGAAGGGGACTTTATTTATGAGATATTATTGTAAGGGTTTTATGCGGCCTAAACAAAAAATATCTTGCATAAAAAATAAATATAGGCTGTTTAGTGAGTTATTGAATAAAATTAAGCAGATTTTTGGGCGGTTATGATTGCATACATCTGGGCGTTTGGGTTATGATTCCTGATAAAACAACCGTCAATCAGAGGATTTATGCATATATCTGTAAGTGCAATTTGTGATTGCCTTAAAATATTAAGTAAAAACTAATAAAGTCGTTTTTTAAAATATTTTATTCAATAGATTGCGGCTATTATTTAGGTTTTTAGAATATTGTGATATAATCCCTTTGGAGCAAGGTGTTATATTTTAATTGACCTTTTGGTCAAAATATAAGAAAGTATGGTGATCTACATGAAGAAATTGGCGGTATTTTTACTTTTTGTTTCTCTGTTGGCCGTAACCTCGGCGCCCGCGGCGGCGGCTCCCACGCCGAAAGCGGGATGGCCCGCGCAGCTTAAGTTTATGGCCGGACCTCCCGGCGGCAACTGGTTCGCGCTTGGCAGCTCCCTGGCCGATATGTGGTCGAAAAACACGATATCAGTAACCAGCAGCACCGGCGGCGGCGTCTCGAATATCATCAACGCCAACGGACATAAGGGCGATTTCGGCTTCTCCGTCACCTCGCTCCTCGGCGCGGCCATCAAGGGAGAACAGGACTTCATGGGCCGCCCCGCGAAAAACGCGGCGATCCTCGCGAACCTTTACACCCAGTACACCTACTTTATTATGCGTAAGGATTTTGCCGCAAAGAACAAGATAACGAAGCTCGGCGATATCTTTGATAAAAAGATCCCCGTCAAGATGGCAACTCTGAAGCCGGGCACCTCTTCGGAATTCGTCGTGAAGTCGCTCTTCATGAAGGGCTATGGCGTGACCTATAAAGACATCAAGAAGATGGGCGGCTCGATGGAATTTGCCTCATACGAGGGCGGAGCCGACCTCATCGCCGACGGACATATCGACCTCTTTATCTTTTCTGTGGGCAAGATCGCTTCGATCGTCATGAACATTGAAAGCAAGGCCGACATCGTCTGCCTCCCCGTTGACGACAGCGCGCTCAAGGCGCTTGCCGACGCCTACGGCACGGTCACCTTCACGATCGAGCCCGGCACCTATAAGAGCGTTAAGAAGCCCGTCAAGACCGTCGGCGACTATACCTGCATCGTCGTCCGCAATGACATTCCCGATTCGCTCGCCTACGACCTCTGCAAGTCCCTCTGGGAAAACAAGGCGAACCTCGCGAAGGCTGTGAAGGACATCGACGAACTGACGCCGCAGATCGCGGTGCCGAATGGCGTCCCGACACAGGCCGGCGCGCTGAAGTTCTGGAAAGAACAGCAGGCCAAGACGAAAAAGTAACGCCCCGGCGCGAACCTTTCTCTGAAGCGGAGGGGGCATCCCCTCTGCTTCTCTTCCCTCATTTTTATGAACCATAGACGGCGTTTCCCGCCGTTATTCGATCTGATGCCGGACAGCCCATCATGTTTAGGCCAGGAGTGTGTATAAATGCGAAAATTAAGCGGATCAAGTCAGAAATTTATGTACGTCTATTTTGTGGTTATAGGCCTCTTTCATCTCTATACCTCCGTTTTTGGAGCCTATGAATCCTACCTCCAGAAAAATATCCACCTCGGGCTCGTCCTCCCGACGGCCTTTTTCCTCTTCCCGATGTTCAAGAAGGCCCCGATGGACCGGGTCCCCCTCTATGACTGGGCGCTGGGGGCCATCTCCGCGATCCCCTCTATCTATGTCATCCTCAACTATGATGAAATCGTCATGCGTATCCAGCAGGTCGACCCGCTGACGGCGGCCCAGTTCTGGTGCGGTATACTTCTTTT
The window above is part of the Cloacibacillus evryensis DSM 19522 genome. Proteins encoded here:
- a CDS encoding RraA family protein is translated as MTHPKISPELIARAAALSTPELCDGMEPFRAMHYEIKPLVGDRVVGQAFTADLPMGSSELAARMIDEAGAGDILVLAGRGDCRGSLWGDYKSLCASLKKIGGVVIDGALRDIAGCREIGLPVFARAVVCGAVKKSDYGALGVTVSCGGVSVRPGDLIAGDANGVVVLPYEEEELAKILDRAEKKKAAQEEKERKLLSAEI
- a CDS encoding ABC transporter ATP-binding protein; this translates as MRFSVENLAFAYGGRRVFEEITFTLEAGEVLCLLGPNGAGKSTLIKCLAGIFVPGAGEIRIDGASIRTMRRKEFARRVAYIPQSAAPVFPFPVRDIAAMGRTPHKAFFDQPDHRDYEMVRAALAELGIEHLEYKNCTELSGGERQMVLFAAAMVQEPELLLLDEPTSHLDFGNQMRVLKSVKKLSAERGISVIMATHAPEQAFLAGSLAAMLKGGTISAWGAPSEVITEKSVSECFGVRVKVVDIDRERNIKGCMALME
- a CDS encoding FecCD family ABC transporter permease; its protein translation is MLKPGDGKNEFMIETGLALAVPASFVLSLLIGRYGIPVETLCKMLLSAVFPLEKTWPQTMETVFFQIRLPRITAAFFVGASLAVSGAIFQGIFKNPLVSPDILGVSYGAGFGAALAILLTNGGVYLQASAICFGMLAVFAAYTMARFFKGAPVLVLVLSGIIVGAFFQALLSSLKYIADPYDKLPSIIFWLMGSLSRVSAGDLSWTLPAFAAGMGALYLCRWRINLLALGDEEARALGVNTTLERGAVIFVCTLLSCLAVCLAGTISWVGLVIPHVGRLLVGSDYRRLLPACISLGGIYLILIDNAARALTMNEIPLGILTSLIGAPFFAMLLMRRRAGWRG
- a CDS encoding ABC transporter substrate-binding protein, encoding MKHKIVRLFFTIALTLLVAASALAADVPAGKRVVVDQLGRSVVIPQKVERVVCLMHHALDITLELQAGNRLAGVMKGWEGLLFPGIADIYPPIKKLPQVGTLTEVNMEELLKTNPDLVIVTHYFPQDTLKKIEAAGIPVVAVSLYQADFEEASKLNPKLKNPDKAYTIGMRMGVNLLGEIYGKEKEARKLNDFVAEKRAIVGDKLSAIPDNKKITCYMANPDLHTYGSGKYVGVIMDRAGGINVARDISGYKAVNMEQILKWDPQVIFVQDRYAAKVLPEITKGAAWAPIKAVKDRRVYETPEYVKPWGHPCPESMALGELWMAKKLYPERFKDIDMNKAVQEFYTTFYGVPYKGKH
- a CDS encoding exonuclease domain-containing protein; translated protein: MIINVQKNLPQSDEFTFTAIDFERANNSQNSVCQVGICTVERGRIVRSREFFVRPPQRVFYFQKKAMEIHGITSLDVEGAPTFDKVWEKIFPDIEGRPLAAHSFRDDALTLDAILCSYRIKYRYQKYGHLCTLDLAQRADIHGENNKYNLEALCGRYGITLRPHHAGSDAEGCAMLALKIAEELSIDSFRSLADLSQTPDFHEPELPDELTYTDLGVLENYLHRLKNKKTVQLADCPKLKDLGMAKKMIKKHPSIILKKDAAMSASGLAQWFSEQRPLPAPQKSGRTKSRKKR
- a CDS encoding ATP-binding cassette domain-containing protein — translated: MAHEFIEITNAFENNLKNISVKIPKKVVTVFTGVSGSGKSSLCLDTIAAESRRELNETFPSFVQQYLPKYGRPEVERIANLPVTIVIDQKKPAANTRSTVGTYTDIYSILRLLFSRVGRPFIGYSDVFSFNHPAGKCPRCDGLGIVNDLDIHKLVDFNKSLNDEDTIHFPTFGLGLWRWKRYAYSGLFDLDKKIRDYSPEELELFLHSPQIRLKNPPANWPKSAKFEGIYPRMYRSIITTKEGKRFRHILDKMVSSYECPDCRGSRVNEKVRSCLINGKNIADVTAMAIPEAMEFVASISDPMAADIKRELGRRLGALVQIGLGYLSLSRGTGTLSGGEAQRIKIAKYINSALTDMAYVLDEPSVGLHPKDISLLKDSLCALRDHGNTVLIVEHHREVIKLADHIVDMGPGAGSAGGRIIFEGGYEELLASDTLTGRLLKKKSPLKENLRRPTGWFTLGPTSLHNLKNVTVKLPLGVMTVIAGVAGSGKSSLMESFQRDCPEDTIFIGQKNIGINLRSTPATYLDISDEIRALFAKENKVAAAWFSFNSKGGCPACGGSGTIVSGMAFMDSIETVCDLCRGKRYSKEALAYTYNGKNIAEVMDMTVDEAAEFFAGKPLCEKLLSLRRVGLGYLHLNQSMTTLSGGELQRVKLASHLALRGSIFILDEPTDGLHLDDIKTLMKLWDEMTDAGNTLFLVEHSVDVMKEADYIIEMGPGGGGSGGKVIFHGEPREMLACASSVTRPYLKDSLPAD
- a CDS encoding flavodoxin family protein, with product MKILALQGSPRLRGNTAILLSQFVNGARAAGSDVEVINLQEQSIHPCDACDMCECGERDFCVYNDSMREVMKKIKEADALVFATPVWWTGASTLTKIFLDRLYGYKTRKYFEGKGVFLITTYFDNHAHEQPLPGADIVGYVFQSVSDFTGMEFLGHLRSAVTGTVLENTSILDKAFTEGKKFAKVITAAK
- a CDS encoding TAXI family TRAP transporter solute-binding subunit → MKKLAVFLLFVSLLAVTSAPAAAAPTPKAGWPAQLKFMAGPPGGNWFALGSSLADMWSKNTISVTSSTGGGVSNIINANGHKGDFGFSVTSLLGAAIKGEQDFMGRPAKNAAILANLYTQYTYFIMRKDFAAKNKITKLGDIFDKKIPVKMATLKPGTSSEFVVKSLFMKGYGVTYKDIKKMGGSMEFASYEGGADLIADGHIDLFIFSVGKIASIVMNIESKADIVCLPVDDSALKALADAYGTVTFTIEPGTYKSVKKPVKTVGDYTCIVVRNDIPDSLAYDLCKSLWENKANLAKAVKDIDELTPQIAVPNGVPTQAGALKFWKEQQAKTKK